The following coding sequences lie in one Psychrobacter arenosus genomic window:
- the gspG gene encoding type II secretion system major pseudopilin GspG, with protein MSPRTIQQPKLKQNISNTTRAIETNPSVKSTITKGRSAQQSGFTLIEIMVVIVILAILAGLVVPKVVGQSDKARVKTTETALATVSNALDMYKVDNSRYPSTAEGLEALSTPPAEAKNYPEGGYIKGGYPTDGWENELQYVAPGSEGNPYDLFSLGADAQQGGEGLDADIYAQQ; from the coding sequence ATGAGTCCACGTACTATTCAGCAGCCTAAGCTTAAACAAAACATCTCTAATACTACTCGTGCTATCGAAACTAATCCTAGCGTTAAGTCCACCATAACCAAAGGACGTTCTGCTCAGCAGTCTGGCTTTACGCTGATTGAAATCATGGTAGTAATCGTGATTTTGGCCATTCTAGCGGGATTAGTCGTCCCTAAAGTTGTAGGCCAAAGCGATAAAGCTCGAGTCAAGACTACGGAGACCGCCCTAGCTACGGTTTCGAATGCCTTAGATATGTATAAGGTAGATAACTCGCGTTATCCGAGTACGGCAGAAGGGTTGGAGGCATTAAGTACGCCCCCTGCTGAGGCGAAAAATTATCCAGAAGGCGGCTATATTAAAGGCGGCTACCCTACAGATGGTTGGGAAAATGAGCTGCAATACGTGGCGCCCGGTAGTGAAGGCAACCCTTACGACTTATTCTCTTTGGGGGCAGATGCCCAACAAGGCGGTGAAGGGTTAGATGCTGATATTTATGCGCAACAATAG
- a CDS encoding DUF3465 domain-containing protein yields the protein MVTPKKLSLTATLLGSVLCFGGCTPPASDTAAPAATEPQGGPQSDQKNEPDNVTANTLEPQQTACQNELIVAAFQTQRSDVQVKGCGSVIKVLADDNEGSRHQKFLIKLAPATDNNRKLTLLIAHNIDLAPRVANLSEGDEVSFYGEYEFNPKGGVVHWTHHDPAARHQHGWIERAGQRYE from the coding sequence ATGGTAACTCCCAAAAAACTGAGCTTAACAGCGACCCTGTTAGGCTCAGTTTTATGCTTTGGGGGGTGTACTCCGCCTGCCTCTGATACTGCTGCGCCTGCTGCCACAGAGCCACAAGGGGGCCCTCAATCCGATCAGAAAAATGAACCCGATAATGTAACGGCTAACACACTAGAGCCGCAACAAACCGCCTGTCAAAATGAGTTAATCGTTGCCGCTTTTCAGACACAACGCTCGGATGTGCAGGTAAAAGGCTGTGGTAGCGTCATTAAAGTATTAGCTGATGATAATGAAGGCAGTCGGCATCAGAAATTTTTAATTAAACTAGCGCCGGCCACGGATAACAATCGCAAACTTACCTTATTGATTGCTCATAATATTGACTTAGCGCCCCGCGTAGCAAATCTAAGCGAAGGGGATGAGGTCTCTTTTTATGGTGAGTATGAGTTTAATCCTAAAGGTGGGGTGGTCCATTGGACGCATCATGATCCTGCGGCGCGGCATCAACACGGTTGGATAGAGCGTGCCGGCCAGCGTTATGAGTGA
- a CDS encoding cytochrome c biogenesis protein CcdA, whose amino-acid sequence MVRFIPTLALVVLATTALPMTANSEGLGDLFSNSASSQQEKFLPVTQAFSVSALTKAKGTDATLSVQFDITPGHYVYKDKIKLTLPKGVTAAPFTFSQSAQSIDDPQFGRVPVFDQKAVTATTTLTNTSGAAINNAAVTVGWQGCAKAGLCYPPEKVATTVTLGVPAKPAAAAPAKDKPAVDKATPKTAAAAPVAAPKVESVTDNAQAATQPTAATAEQTAATAAASDSANPTQTTEDTLAEETVALDENGNPILAEGEVTDADLLEDGSVDALDDTETPLATPLNATTTGNANAADTPALVDADPFGLGTHPWLALGILFLAGLGLAFTPCVLPMLPIVANIVGNQKDPTPKKAVILTSSYALGVAIAYGLLGALIAIFGQSLNIIGWLQNPIILLSFAAVFVLLALYMLELVPLRLPASISNKLTKFNDAGSSKLGSAGGSLVAGFLSALVVSPCVSAPLFGALLAVSTIGNPLLGFGALFMLGFGLSAPLILLGATQGSFMPKAGMWMNWVKQGFALMLFAVALLLIERVFISALMLLVWALWFMVVAVWAWQWERGGQVLTRALGLMAGVWATVLIIGGALGNTDSLAPLASLNNQSAQSVSSQPIASTNTATPTQRITTLAEVDALVASQPNVLIDVTADWCIECRIMDKNLFAQLPAELSGWQVVKLDITETTAESKAILARYKLFGPPTLLYYQDGTLVGQQVGETQRKDFIDILTKLQR is encoded by the coding sequence ATGGTCAGATTTATTCCCACTCTCGCGCTTGTTGTCCTTGCTACCACTGCGCTACCGATGACGGCAAATAGTGAGGGCTTAGGCGATTTATTTAGTAACTCGGCGAGCAGTCAACAAGAAAAGTTTTTGCCCGTTACGCAAGCCTTTAGCGTTTCTGCCTTAACGAAAGCGAAAGGGACAGACGCAACTTTATCGGTACAATTTGATATCACCCCAGGCCATTACGTCTATAAAGATAAGATTAAACTGACGCTACCAAAAGGGGTGACCGCAGCTCCTTTTACCTTTAGCCAAAGTGCGCAATCTATTGATGATCCACAGTTTGGGCGGGTGCCAGTTTTTGATCAAAAAGCGGTGACGGCTACCACCACGCTAACCAATACCAGTGGGGCCGCCATAAATAATGCGGCTGTGACTGTAGGCTGGCAGGGGTGCGCTAAAGCAGGCTTGTGCTATCCACCGGAAAAAGTAGCGACAACCGTGACTTTAGGCGTACCTGCTAAACCTGCAGCAGCAGCACCCGCTAAAGATAAGCCTGCTGTCGATAAGGCAACGCCTAAAACGGCTGCTGCTGCACCAGTGGCTGCTCCTAAAGTAGAGTCGGTAACCGATAACGCTCAAGCGGCCACGCAACCTACTGCCGCTACGGCTGAGCAAACAGCAGCAACAGCAGCAGCAAGCGACTCGGCAAACCCTACCCAAACGACAGAAGACACTTTAGCGGAAGAAACTGTAGCATTAGATGAAAACGGCAATCCGATTCTAGCAGAAGGGGAGGTGACGGATGCAGACTTGCTAGAGGATGGCAGTGTAGACGCTTTAGACGATACTGAGACTCCTTTAGCTACGCCATTAAATGCTACCACGACCGGCAACGCTAATGCTGCAGACACACCCGCACTAGTAGACGCTGACCCATTCGGTTTGGGCACGCACCCTTGGTTAGCTTTGGGTATTTTATTCTTAGCAGGCTTAGGCTTAGCGTTTACGCCTTGTGTGCTGCCTATGCTGCCTATCGTCGCTAATATCGTCGGTAATCAGAAAGATCCTACCCCCAAAAAAGCGGTGATTTTAACCAGTAGTTATGCGTTAGGGGTCGCCATTGCCTATGGTCTTCTCGGAGCGCTAATTGCTATCTTTGGTCAATCGTTAAACATCATTGGCTGGTTACAAAATCCAATTATTTTATTAAGCTTTGCGGCTGTATTTGTCTTGCTAGCCCTATATATGTTGGAGTTGGTACCGTTACGGTTACCGGCCTCAATCAGCAATAAATTAACCAAGTTTAACGATGCGGGTAGCAGTAAGCTCGGCAGTGCTGGCGGCAGCTTAGTTGCTGGTTTCTTATCAGCGTTAGTGGTCTCTCCTTGTGTTTCCGCGCCGCTATTTGGTGCCTTGTTAGCAGTGTCAACGATTGGTAATCCGCTATTAGGCTTTGGTGCCTTATTTATGTTGGGCTTTGGTCTATCCGCACCGCTTATTTTATTGGGCGCGACCCAAGGCAGCTTTATGCCAAAAGCGGGCATGTGGATGAATTGGGTCAAGCAAGGCTTTGCGCTAATGTTATTCGCCGTCGCCTTATTATTGATTGAGCGCGTCTTTATCTCAGCACTAATGCTGTTGGTTTGGGCGCTATGGTTTATGGTGGTCGCCGTTTGGGCATGGCAGTGGGAGCGTGGTGGTCAAGTCCTAACTCGTGCTTTAGGGTTAATGGCAGGGGTATGGGCGACCGTACTGATTATCGGTGGCGCTCTAGGTAATACCGACAGTTTAGCGCCATTGGCTTCGCTAAATAATCAATCTGCACAGAGTGTGAGCTCGCAACCTATAGCCTCTACCAATACAGCTACGCCGACTCAACGGATTACTACTTTAGCTGAGGTCGATGCTCTTGTGGCGAGCCAGCCTAACGTCTTAATCGATGTGACCGCAGACTGGTGTATCGAATGTCGTATCATGGATAAAAACTTATTTGCCCAACTACCAGCAGAATTGTCTGGTTGGCAAGTAGTAAAACTAGACATTACTGAGACGACTGCCGAATCAAAAGCCATTTTAGCGCGCTATAAACTGTTTGGTCCGCCAACTTTATTGTATTATCAAGACGGTACCCTTGTCGGTCAGCAAGTAGGGGAGACGCAACGTAAGGACTTTATAGATATATTGACCAAGTTGCAGCGTTAG